One genomic window of Mucilaginibacter sp. SJ includes the following:
- the ilvB gene encoding biosynthetic-type acetolactate synthase large subunit: METAQETLTAPAATETVNVSGSVALLEALIAEGTDTIFGYPGGAIMPIYDALFDYNDKLNHILVRHEQGGIHAGQGYARTSGKVGVVFATSGPGATNLVTGLADAQIDSTPLVCITGQVFAHLLGTDAFQETDVINITTPVTKWNYQITDATEIPEVIAKAFYIARSGRPGPVLIDITKNAQIQLFDFAGYKPCDHIRSYRPKPIVRPQYIEQAAELINSAQKPFILFGQGVILGSAEQEFKAFVEKSGIPAAWTVLGAGAIPSDHPLNVGMLGMHGNYGPNVLTNECDVLIAIGMRFDDRVTGRLDKYAKQAKVIHLDIDPAEIDKNVKSTVPVWGDCKETLPLLTKAIEKKEYPEWLAKFNDYTRQEVEAVIHNELNPTTPEMTMGEVIKQLNEITKGEAVIVTDVGQHQMVACRYAQFNNTRSNVTSGGLGTMGFALPAAIGAKFGAPNRTVVAIIGDGGFQMTCQELGTIMQSGVDVKIIILNNRFLGMVRQWQELFNSRRYSFVDIQSPDFVALAAAYRIPGKLVDDRADLNAALNEMLNTPGSFLLEVMVTKENNVFPMVPQGCSVSEIRLK; encoded by the coding sequence ATGGAAACTGCACAAGAAACCTTAACCGCGCCAGCCGCTACCGAAACCGTAAACGTTTCTGGATCGGTAGCATTATTGGAAGCATTGATAGCCGAAGGTACCGATACCATTTTTGGTTACCCGGGCGGCGCCATCATGCCCATTTACGATGCTTTGTTTGATTACAATGATAAACTGAACCACATACTGGTGCGTCACGAACAAGGCGGCATTCACGCAGGCCAGGGCTATGCACGCACATCGGGCAAAGTGGGTGTGGTATTTGCCACCAGCGGCCCCGGCGCTACCAACCTGGTAACAGGCTTGGCCGATGCCCAGATTGATAGTACCCCATTGGTTTGTATCACAGGTCAGGTATTCGCGCACCTTTTAGGTACCGATGCTTTCCAGGAAACTGATGTGATCAATATTACTACCCCGGTTACCAAATGGAACTATCAAATAACCGATGCTACCGAAATTCCGGAGGTTATTGCCAAGGCATTTTACATTGCCCGCAGCGGCAGGCCAGGTCCGGTATTGATCGACATTACCAAAAATGCGCAAATTCAATTGTTTGATTTTGCAGGCTACAAACCCTGTGATCATATCCGCAGCTACAGGCCGAAACCGATTGTTCGTCCGCAATATATTGAGCAGGCTGCCGAATTGATCAATAGCGCTCAAAAACCTTTCATCCTGTTTGGTCAGGGTGTTATTTTGGGCAGCGCCGAGCAGGAATTTAAAGCCTTTGTTGAAAAAAGTGGCATCCCTGCAGCATGGACAGTACTTGGCGCAGGCGCAATCCCTTCAGATCACCCGTTGAACGTAGGTATGTTGGGCATGCACGGCAACTACGGTCCTAACGTGTTAACCAACGAGTGCGATGTTTTGATCGCCATAGGTATGCGTTTTGACGACCGTGTAACCGGCCGCCTGGATAAATATGCTAAACAGGCCAAAGTTATTCACCTGGATATTGATCCTGCTGAGATCGACAAGAACGTAAAATCAACCGTACCGGTTTGGGGCGATTGCAAGGAAACCCTTCCATTGTTGACCAAAGCCATCGAAAAGAAAGAGTATCCTGAATGGCTGGCTAAATTTAACGATTATACCCGCCAGGAAGTTGAGGCCGTTATCCATAACGAGCTTAACCCAACCACCCCTGAAATGACCATGGGCGAGGTGATCAAACAGCTTAACGAGATCACCAAAGGCGAAGCTGTTATTGTTACAGATGTAGGCCAGCACCAGATGGTAGCCTGCCGTTACGCGCAGTTCAATAACACCCGCAGCAACGTAACCAGCGGCGGTTTAGGTACCATGGGCTTTGCACTTCCGGCTGCTATAGGCGCTAAATTTGGTGCACCAAACCGCACTGTGGTAGCTATTATTGGCGATGGCGGCTTCCAGATGACCTGCCAGGAACTGGGTACCATTATGCAAAGCGGTGTTGACGTAAAGATCATTATCCTTAATAACCGCTTCCTGGGCATGGTAAGGCAATGGCAGGAGCTGTTCAATTCTCGCCGTTACTCATTTGTTGATATTCAAAGCCCGGATTTTGTAGCATTAGCTGCGGCATACCGTATCCCCGGCAAACTGGTTGATGACCGCGCCGATTTAAATGCAGCATTAAATGAAATGCTGAACACTCCGGGATCATTCCTTTTAGAAGTAATGGTTACCAAAGAGAACAACGTGTTCCCGATGGTACCACAGGGATGCAGTGTAAGCGAAATCAGGTTAAAATAA